One Vicugna pacos chromosome X, VicPac4, whole genome shotgun sequence DNA window includes the following coding sequences:
- the ZNF674 gene encoding zinc finger protein 674 isoform X4, translated as MPRNGIPGSYEVWQVDDQIDNHKESQDKPLWQAASIDKETLKDGSGQEFRTCRTIIPSTDFIRQTLPKYYSWGKCSKHNLNFPRQNRSYVRKKSDEDKADWKLCFHSNLDKAQPGEKFFEPNQHGRALHHRQALNKSPRTQSGEKLFKCSECGKVFIQKANLVVHQRTHTGEKPYECCECAKTFSQKSTLIAHQRTHTGEKPYECSECGKTFIQKSTLIKHQRTHTGEKPFVCGECAKAFKSSYHLIRHEKTHIRQAFYESIKCGKSSLEHQRTHTGGKPECSEHGKAFDEKPTSVKHRRTHTKEKPCKCSKCGRGFRGKSHLSVHQRIHTGEKPYECSVCGKTFSGKSHLSVHHRTHTGEKPYECRRCGKAFGEKSTLIVHQRTHTGEKPYKCDECGKAFSEKSPLIKHQRIHTGERPYECSDCRKAFSRKSTLIKHQRIHTGEKPYECSECGKAFSVKSTLIVHHRMHTGEKPYQCRECGKAFSGKSTLIKHQKSHTGEKTYSYTFE; from the exons atgcccaggaatgggattcctgggtcatatg AAGTCTGGCAAGTTGATGACCAGATAGATAACCACAAGGAAAGCCAAGACAAACCTCTGTGGCAAGCTGCATCCATAGATaaggaaacactgaaggatggGAGTGGGCAAGAATTCAGAACATGCAGAACGATCATTCCAAGCACAGACTTTATAAGACAAACACTCCCTAAATATTACTCATGGGGAAAGTGTTCAAAACATAATTTAAACTTTCCTAGGCAAAATAGAAGCTACGTAAGAAAGAAAAGTGATGAAGATAAGGCAGATTGGAAATTATGCTTCCATTCTAATCTTGATAAAGCTCAACCTGGGGAGAAATTCTTTGAGCCTAATCAACATGGAAGAGCCCTCCACCATAGGCAAGCCCTCAATAAAAGTCCAAGAACTCAAAGTGGGGAGAAACTCTTTAAGTGTTCTGAATGTGGAAAGGTGTTTATCCAGAAAGCAAACCTTGTCGTACATCAGAGgactcacactggagagaaaccttatgaatgcTGTGAATGTGCAAAAACCTTCAGCCAGAAGTCAACCCTCATTGCACACCAGAGAACTCATACAGGGGAGAAGCCCTATgaatgcagtgaatgtgggaaaaccTTTATCCAGAAGTCAACACTGATTAAACATCAGCGaactcacacaggagagaaaccatTTGTATGTGGTgaatgtgcaaaagcttttaagagtTCCTATCACCTCATTAGACATGAAAAAACACACATTAGACAAGCATTTTATGAAAGTATCAAATGTGGTAAGTCCAGCCTTGAACATCAGCGGACTCATACGGGTGGGAAACCTGagtgcagtgaacatgggaaaGCCTTTGATGAGAAACCCACATCCGTTAAACATCGGAGAACTCATACAAAAGAGAAACCTTGTAAGTGCAGTAAATGTGGAAGAGGCTTCCGGGGAAAGTCACACCTTTCTgttcatcagagaattcatacgggtgagaaaccctatgaatgcaGCGTATGTGGGAAGACTTTCAGTGGGAAATCACACCTCTCTGTCCATCACAGAACTCATACAGGGGAGAAACCTTATGAATGCAGAAGATGTGGGAAAGCCTTTGGTGAGAAGTCAACCCTTATTGTACATCAGAGAACTCATACGGGAGAAAAGCCCTATAAATGCGATGAATGCGGGAAAGCCTTCAGTGAGAAGTCACCACTGATtaaacatcagagaattcataccgGAGAGAGACCCTATGAATGCAGTGACTGTAGGAAGGCATTCAGTAGGAAGTCAACTCTCATtaaacatcagagaattcatacaggAGAAAAACCCTATGAGTGtagtgaatgtgggaaagccttcagtgTGAAATCAACTCTCATTGTTCATCACAGAATGCATACAGGAGAGAAACCTTATCAATGCAGAGAATGTGGCAAAGCCTTCAGTGGGAAGTCAACTCTCATTAAACATCAGAAAAGTCATACAGGAGAGAAAACCTACTCATATACTTTTGAGTGA
- the ZNF674 gene encoding zinc finger protein 674 isoform X3, translating to MAQPGAIFRMGQVEEEARMADGQTPKRSCPEVWQVDDQIDNHKESQDKPLWQAASIDKETLKDGSGQEFRTCRTIIPSTDFIRQTLPKYYSWGKCSKHNLNFPRQNRSYVRKKSDEDKADWKLCFHSNLDKAQPGEKFFEPNQHGRALHHRQALNKSPRTQSGEKLFKCSECGKVFIQKANLVVHQRTHTGEKPYECCECAKTFSQKSTLIAHQRTHTGEKPYECSECGKTFIQKSTLIKHQRTHTGEKPFVCGECAKAFKSSYHLIRHEKTHIRQAFYESIKCGKSSLEHQRTHTGGKPECSEHGKAFDEKPTSVKHRRTHTKEKPCKCSKCGRGFRGKSHLSVHQRIHTGEKPYECSVCGKTFSGKSHLSVHHRTHTGEKPYECRRCGKAFGEKSTLIVHQRTHTGEKPYKCDECGKAFSEKSPLIKHQRIHTGERPYECSDCRKAFSRKSTLIKHQRIHTGEKPYECSECGKAFSVKSTLIVHHRMHTGEKPYQCRECGKAFSGKSTLIKHQKSHTGEKTYSYTFE from the coding sequence AAGTCTGGCAAGTTGATGACCAGATAGATAACCACAAGGAAAGCCAAGACAAACCTCTGTGGCAAGCTGCATCCATAGATaaggaaacactgaaggatggGAGTGGGCAAGAATTCAGAACATGCAGAACGATCATTCCAAGCACAGACTTTATAAGACAAACACTCCCTAAATATTACTCATGGGGAAAGTGTTCAAAACATAATTTAAACTTTCCTAGGCAAAATAGAAGCTACGTAAGAAAGAAAAGTGATGAAGATAAGGCAGATTGGAAATTATGCTTCCATTCTAATCTTGATAAAGCTCAACCTGGGGAGAAATTCTTTGAGCCTAATCAACATGGAAGAGCCCTCCACCATAGGCAAGCCCTCAATAAAAGTCCAAGAACTCAAAGTGGGGAGAAACTCTTTAAGTGTTCTGAATGTGGAAAGGTGTTTATCCAGAAAGCAAACCTTGTCGTACATCAGAGgactcacactggagagaaaccttatgaatgcTGTGAATGTGCAAAAACCTTCAGCCAGAAGTCAACCCTCATTGCACACCAGAGAACTCATACAGGGGAGAAGCCCTATgaatgcagtgaatgtgggaaaaccTTTATCCAGAAGTCAACACTGATTAAACATCAGCGaactcacacaggagagaaaccatTTGTATGTGGTgaatgtgcaaaagcttttaagagtTCCTATCACCTCATTAGACATGAAAAAACACACATTAGACAAGCATTTTATGAAAGTATCAAATGTGGTAAGTCCAGCCTTGAACATCAGCGGACTCATACGGGTGGGAAACCTGagtgcagtgaacatgggaaaGCCTTTGATGAGAAACCCACATCCGTTAAACATCGGAGAACTCATACAAAAGAGAAACCTTGTAAGTGCAGTAAATGTGGAAGAGGCTTCCGGGGAAAGTCACACCTTTCTgttcatcagagaattcatacgggtgagaaaccctatgaatgcaGCGTATGTGGGAAGACTTTCAGTGGGAAATCACACCTCTCTGTCCATCACAGAACTCATACAGGGGAGAAACCTTATGAATGCAGAAGATGTGGGAAAGCCTTTGGTGAGAAGTCAACCCTTATTGTACATCAGAGAACTCATACGGGAGAAAAGCCCTATAAATGCGATGAATGCGGGAAAGCCTTCAGTGAGAAGTCACCACTGATtaaacatcagagaattcataccgGAGAGAGACCCTATGAATGCAGTGACTGTAGGAAGGCATTCAGTAGGAAGTCAACTCTCATtaaacatcagagaattcatacaggAGAAAAACCCTATGAGTGtagtgaatgtgggaaagccttcagtgTGAAATCAACTCTCATTGTTCATCACAGAATGCATACAGGAGAGAAACCTTATCAATGCAGAGAATGTGGCAAAGCCTTCAGTGGGAAGTCAACTCTCATTAAACATCAGAAAAGTCATACAGGAGAGAAAACCTACTCATATACTTTTGAGTGA